The Pseudophryne corroboree isolate aPseCor3 chromosome 2, aPseCor3.hap2, whole genome shotgun sequence genome has a segment encoding these proteins:
- the RAI2 gene encoding retinoic acid-induced protein 2 — MEDLYKETPDLQMDLNNTSSTIPNKLENGVAQLITAEAWNINPSGLMKKALSPLVTVPAAPVLSPSSDSQSGVALKVAATVLQPICLGENPVVLPIHWQVAGSTPPQMSTNSSSTPYVITTQGPVPLPVLLEQHVFQHLNSPLMLPQGPPCPGTTIQNHIFPGTAATIGQPQILDQKTPNPVQESVLPPVFQTPGFSAVLQDLFPSPNSLGNPSPCHVSPDYVSANAHSVPSQVFNSPLSPLVPPATLLVPYPVIVPLPVPVPIPIPIPIPMPQTECKENLEHPKPTVQIPKICKATQTPLEKEVKPFEFTAKTEFTQFNRHSVIKINNENEALDLSMKNEPLDKNNDVSSVVLQEDGVLDLSVPVYKRFGNTSTLVGTSVPCGSMSDPLSHSLAKNFPAAPFSPPLVHHEQTQKQDSRVICTNPAELIRQQKWVSEQSSRTGYEPKASNNIELVSSSQTAKVIVSVKDAVPAIFCGKIKGLSGVSTKNFSIKRDLPQDSAMQNYDVKSQSEGRDNGDALRKPIKNRNVKLKKMNSQEIHILPIKKQRLAAFFPRK, encoded by the coding sequence ATGGAGGACCTCTATAAGGAAACACCAGACCTACAAATGGATTTAAACAACACTTCGTCCACTATTCCAAACAAACTTGAAAATGGAGTTGCCCAATTGATTACTGCAGAAGCATGGAATATTAATCCCTCAGGTCTGATGAAAAAAGCTCTCTCCCCTCTTGTGACTGTCCCTGCAGCACCTGTTCTTAGTCCTTCATCCGACTCCCAGAGTGGGGTAGCACTGAAAGTGGCTGCAACTGTGCTTCAACCAATTTGCCTGGGAGAGAACCCTGTTGTACTACCAATACACTGGCAAGTTGCAGGCAGCACACCACCGCAAATGAGCACAAACAGCAGTAGCACCCCCTATGTTATAACTACACAAGGTCCTGTACCGCTGCCTGTGCTTTTGGAGCAACATGTTTTTCAACATTTGAACTCTCCACTGATGTTACCCCAAGGCCCTCCCTGCCCTGGCACTACCATTCAGAACCACATATTCCCAGGAACTGCTGCTACTATTGGACAACCACAAATTTTAGACCAGAAGACTCCTAACCCTGTACAAGAATCTGTTTTACCACCAGTTTTTCAAACACCTGGGTTTTCTGCTGTATTACAGGATTTATTTCCATCACCAAACAGCTTAGGCAACCCTTCACCATGCCATGTATCTCCAGATTATGTGTCTGCCAATGCCCACTCTGTTCCTTCTCAAGTCTTTAACTCACCTTTATCGCCACTGGTTCCCCCGGCTACCCTCCTGGTGCCATATCCAGTCATTGTCCCATTGCCAGTACCTGTGCCTATTCCCATACCTATTCCAATACCCATGCCACAGACTGAATGTAAAGAAAATCTAGAACATCCAAAGCCTACAGTACAAATCCCAAAGATCTGCAAGGCCACCCAAACTCCTTTGGAGAAAGAAGTGAAACCTTTTGAATTTACAGCAAAAACTGAATTTACGCAATTTAATCGACACTCAGTCATTAAAATAAATAATGAAAATGAAGCACTGGATCTTTCCATGAAAAATGAGCCACTAGATAAAAACAATGATGTAAGTAGTGTAGTGCTTCAAGAAGATGGTGTCTTAGATCTGTCAGTACCTGTGTACAAGAGATTCGGTAATACAAGTACTCTCGTTGGCACATCGGTGCCATGTGGGTCCATGAGTGACCCTTTAAGTCATTCCTTAGCTAAGAATTTCCCTGCTGCTCCATTTAGTCCACCCCTGGTCCATCATGAGCAGACACAAAAGCAGGACAGTAGAGTCATCTGTACGAATCCAGCTGAACTGATACGGCAACAAAAATGGGTTTCTGAACAAAGCAGCAGAACTGGTTACGAGCCTAAAGCCTCCAATAACATTGAGCTTGTGAGTAGCTCTCAAACAGCAAAAGTCATAGTCTCTGTGAAAGATGCTGTACCTGCCATATTCTGTGGCAAAATAAAAGGACTTTCTGgtgtctcaacaaaaaacttttcTATTAAGAGAGACCTGCCACAGGACTCTGCGATGCAGAACTATGATGTAAAGAGTCAGTCAGAGGGGAGAGATAATGGTGATGCTTTACGAAAGCCAATCAAAAACAGAAATGTGAAGTTAAAGAAAATGAATTCCCAAGAGATACACATCCTACCAATTAAAAAGCAAAGACTAGCAGCTTTTTTCCCAAGGAAATAA